The following coding sequences lie in one Synechococcus sp. PCC 7336 genomic window:
- the malQ gene encoding 4-alpha-glucanotransferase, translating to MSGILLHPTSLPSPFGIGDMGPTAYQFVDFLVAGGQKLWQILPLGPTGFGNSPYACYSAIAGNPLLISPELLAQAGWLDPQDWQTTAEWPQLQAQFPGLVDYPATIRLKRHLMRTAFARFKADASDTRHKDFQVFCQAEADWLDDYALFAVLHAAHEGCEWCDWPDIEGASIARREPEAIAAARQMYADEIEYRQFVEFVFLQQWLDLKAYAGKHDVKIFGDVPIYVAYNSADVWANRERFYLDEDCKPEQVAGVPPDYFSDTGQLWGNPIYRWDVLKERGYDWWIFRFQHLLRFVDVVRIDHFRAFEAYWSVPGGAETAIEGKWVEGPGAHFFEVLRDRLGQLPIVAEDLGVITPEVEALRDQFQFPGMRILQFAFDGNPNNPYLPFNYVRNCAVYTGTHDNDTMVGWFYGEHMRPDRGYGIAPHERQNVLRYLGYRSLDDIRHDGIHWDFIRMAMSSVADIAVIPLQDVLGLDRDSRMNFPATVTENWQWRFTSDLLSSEVVEKLADLCSIYNRISSEQHHQRLHRLRH from the coding sequence CCAGAAATTGTGGCAAATTCTGCCATTAGGGCCGACGGGATTTGGGAATTCACCCTATGCTTGTTATTCGGCGATCGCGGGCAACCCCTTGCTGATCAGCCCCGAATTGCTGGCGCAGGCGGGCTGGCTCGATCCTCAAGATTGGCAAACCACCGCCGAGTGGCCGCAACTCCAGGCTCAATTTCCGGGTTTAGTCGATTACCCCGCCACGATCCGGCTCAAGCGCCATTTGATGCGCACGGCGTTTGCGCGCTTTAAGGCAGATGCGAGCGATACCCGACACAAAGACTTTCAAGTGTTTTGTCAGGCAGAAGCTGATTGGCTGGACGACTATGCTCTCTTTGCGGTCCTGCATGCAGCTCACGAGGGTTGCGAGTGGTGCGATTGGCCGGATATCGAGGGGGCGAGTATTGCACGGCGGGAGCCAGAGGCGATCGCTGCTGCCCGCCAGATGTATGCGGATGAAATTGAATATCGTCAGTTTGTCGAGTTTGTGTTTTTGCAGCAATGGCTCGATCTCAAAGCCTATGCGGGCAAGCACGATGTCAAAATTTTCGGCGATGTGCCCATTTACGTGGCCTATAACAGTGCCGATGTTTGGGCCAACCGCGAACGGTTTTACCTCGACGAAGACTGCAAACCGGAGCAAGTGGCTGGCGTCCCGCCCGACTATTTCAGCGATACTGGCCAGCTGTGGGGCAATCCAATTTACCGCTGGGATGTACTGAAAGAGCGCGGTTACGACTGGTGGATCTTCCGGTTTCAGCACCTACTGCGGTTTGTGGACGTTGTACGCATCGATCATTTCCGGGCCTTTGAAGCTTATTGGTCGGTGCCGGGGGGTGCCGAGACGGCGATTGAGGGCAAATGGGTGGAAGGACCGGGGGCACATTTTTTTGAAGTATTGCGCGATCGCCTGGGACAGTTGCCGATTGTGGCAGAAGACTTGGGGGTGATTACTCCCGAAGTGGAAGCTCTGCGGGACCAATTCCAATTTCCCGGCATGCGGATTTTGCAGTTTGCCTTTGACGGCAACCCCAACAACCCCTACCTTCCGTTTAACTACGTTCGCAATTGCGCCGTCTACACTGGAACCCACGATAACGACACGATGGTGGGATGGTTTTACGGAGAACACATGCGGCCCGATCGAGGCTACGGCATCGCCCCTCACGAACGCCAGAATGTGCTCCGCTATCTGGGCTATCGCTCCCTCGATGACATCCGCCATGACGGCATTCATTGGGACTTTATTCGCATGGCAATGTCTTCTGTGGCAGATATCGCCGTCATTCCCCTGCAGGATGTGTTGGGGCTCGATCGCGACTCCCGCATGAATTTCCCCGCAACAGTGACGGAGAACTGGCAGTGGCGGTTTACCTCCGATTTACTCTCTTCTGAGGTGGTGGAAAAACTGGCCGACCTGTGCTCGATCTACAATCGCATCTCGTCAGAGCAGCACCATCAGAGACTGCACCGGCTGAGACATTGA